A part of Methanomassiliicoccales archaeon genomic DNA contains:
- a CDS encoding ABC transporter ATP-binding protein: protein MAPIVVRDVRKSYGGLLALDGISFEVQEGSFFGCFGPNGAGKSTLLKIMTGQTRATSGDVTILGVDPGISPLQVKASVGIVPEVESPPSYLTAKEFLQFVGSVRKVDDLERKVESWLYFFDLQGSEGTLCRDLSKGMRQKLMLSAALIHEPKLLFLDEPFINLDPIYQRKLKDLLIELKDKGRTIFLNSHILDIAQKLCDEFIILNKGKIVHKGNAVSMNEKGEDLETVFLEMVAGDARDT from the coding sequence ATGGCACCGATCGTGGTACGGGACGTAAGGAAGAGCTATGGAGGCCTTCTGGCGCTCGACGGCATCAGTTTTGAGGTGCAGGAAGGGTCCTTCTTCGGTTGCTTTGGCCCCAACGGCGCCGGTAAATCAACGCTCTTGAAGATCATGACAGGTCAGACAAGGGCCACCTCGGGGGATGTGACCATCCTGGGGGTGGATCCCGGCATCTCTCCTTTGCAGGTAAAGGCGTCGGTCGGGATAGTGCCTGAGGTGGAATCCCCCCCTTCATATCTTACGGCAAAGGAGTTCCTTCAATTCGTTGGCTCGGTCAGGAAGGTAGATGATCTCGAAAGGAAGGTCGAGAGCTGGCTTTATTTCTTTGACCTCCAGGGCTCTGAGGGCACCCTGTGCAGGGACCTTTCAAAAGGGATGAGACAGAAGCTCATGCTCTCAGCGGCCCTTATCCACGAGCCGAAGCTGCTGTTCCTTGATGAGCCCTTCATCAACCTCGACCCGATATACCAAAGGAAGCTCAAAGACCTACTCATTGAGCTGAAGGACAAAGGGAGGACAATATTCCTGAACTCGCACATCCTGGATATAGCACAGAAGCTGTGCGATGAGTTCATTATCTTGAACAAAGGGAAAATAGTCCATAAAGGAAACGCGGTGTCGATGAACGAAAAAGGGGAGGATCTCGAGACGGTCTTCTTGGAGATGGTGGCCGGCGATGCGAGAGATACTTAA
- a CDS encoding ArsR family transcriptional regulator, which translates to MNKIKVINEPSELVPMLRAVDTPVKRDVLKEVTIEWKTLKEIEEKYGAEGKDALKFFEKMKLVETRWQPSGGARPEKAYHTYYSQFHINASWPVYEISDVLSVAMMPEEEFQELEHKILEQVGKEGKFAGDVAESMGLTSTMLKSIVKRSVKLDYRGHRLERVKE; encoded by the coding sequence ATGAACAAGATAAAGGTGATCAACGAACCTTCAGAGCTCGTTCCTATGCTGAGGGCCGTTGATACCCCCGTGAAGAGGGACGTTCTCAAAGAGGTCACCATCGAATGGAAGACGCTCAAAGAGATCGAGGAAAAATACGGGGCGGAAGGGAAGGACGCATTGAAGTTCTTCGAGAAGATGAAGCTTGTAGAGACAAGGTGGCAGCCTTCTGGAGGGGCAAGGCCCGAGAAGGCATACCATACCTACTATAGCCAGTTTCATATCAACGCCTCATGGCCTGTCTACGAGATAAGCGACGTGCTTTCCGTTGCAATGATGCCCGAAGAGGAGTTCCAGGAGCTTGAACATAAGATCCTGGAGCAGGTCGGAAAGGAAGGCAAGTTCGCGGGGGACGTCGCGGAGAGCATGGGACTTACGTCGACGATGCTCAAGAGCATTGTCAAGCGCTCAGTGAAGCTTGACTATAGAGGACATCGTCTTGAGCGTGTTAAAGAATGA
- a CDS encoding tRNA (cytidine(56)-2'-O)-methyltransferase: MAEIWILRLGHRPERDKRITTHVALTARTFGAKGIFISTKDQGLEESVSDVVDRFGGDFEIRSGVGWRKVLDEFKEKGRIVHLTMYGMPVDEVTKSVPLDKDLLIVVGAEKVPAEVYQIADYNISVGNQPHSEVAALAILLDRLTQGSWVNKEFPGGSIKVLPSERGKHVVNPTEREGMS, encoded by the coding sequence ATGGCTGAGATATGGATTCTACGATTGGGGCATAGGCCGGAAAGGGACAAGAGGATCACCACGCATGTCGCTCTCACCGCAAGGACCTTCGGTGCAAAGGGGATTTTCATCTCGACAAAGGACCAGGGTCTAGAAGAGAGCGTCTCCGATGTCGTGGACCGCTTTGGGGGGGACTTTGAGATAAGGAGCGGAGTGGGCTGGCGAAAAGTACTGGACGAGTTCAAGGAGAAGGGCCGCATAGTTCACCTGACGATGTATGGGATGCCGGTCGACGAAGTTACCAAGAGCGTCCCGCTCGACAAGGACCTTTTGATAGTGGTCGGCGCGGAAAAGGTCCCGGCAGAGGTCTATCAGATCGCCGACTACAACATTTCCGTAGGGAACCAGCCGCACTCTGAGGTCGCCGCTCTGGCGATCCTATTAGATAGGCTGACCCAAGGTTCCTGGGTCAACAAGGAGTTCCCAGGAGGGTCGATAAAAGTACTTCCAAGTGAGAGGGGGAAGCATGTCGTCAACCCTACCGAACGAGAAGGCATGTCTTGA
- a CDS encoding HDIG domain-containing protein, giving the protein MSSTLPNEKACLEILREEGCSDKVVRHVCVVNTVAMTIAKACNADLELVNAGSWLHDIGRSRTHGVRHVSEGVAIAKARGLPERLIRIISTHVAAGFTKEEAEGIGLPPGDYMPSTLEEKIVCHSDNLVGDNEIMTLAEAVEDMEVRGYRTTAERMKVMHRELSELCGIDIDLLLEDADVRQRAIKRCAAYTSL; this is encoded by the coding sequence ATGTCGTCAACCCTACCGAACGAGAAGGCATGTCTTGAGATATTAAGGGAAGAGGGATGCTCGGACAAGGTCGTCCGGCACGTATGCGTAGTGAACACGGTCGCAATGACGATAGCAAAGGCCTGCAATGCCGATCTGGAACTGGTCAACGCAGGTTCCTGGCTGCATGACATCGGAAGGTCCAGGACGCATGGCGTTAGGCATGTGTCAGAGGGTGTGGCTATCGCGAAGGCCAGAGGTCTGCCGGAAAGGCTGATCAGGATCATATCGACCCACGTGGCGGCAGGCTTCACCAAAGAAGAGGCAGAGGGGATAGGCCTTCCACCTGGCGATTATATGCCGTCCACGCTAGAGGAGAAGATAGTCTGCCATTCTGACAACCTTGTAGGGGATAATGAGATAATGACGTTGGCTGAGGCGGTGGAGGACATGGAGGTCAGAGGCTATAGGACCACCGCCGAGCGTATGAAGGTCATGCACCGAGAGCTGTCTGAACTATGTGGGATCGATATCGACCTTCTCCTTGAGGATGCGGATGTAAGGCAGAGGGCCATCAAAAGATGTGCCGCTTATACATCCCTTTAA
- a CDS encoding gamma carbonic anhydrase family protein, translating to MPLNNIYVDPSAIVIGQVVLCDGVSVWPCAVIRGDVNSIEIGEDSNVQDTAVLHASHDNPTKIGKRVTVGHGAVINGAVVGDDCLIGINSTILDGAVIGNECIIGANAIVTARTVIPSRSLVLGVPGRIVRTDDETILETARRSARDYADLRDKHLKGMYKRHIF from the coding sequence ATGCCTTTGAACAACATCTATGTCGACCCCTCGGCCATCGTCATCGGCCAAGTGGTGCTCTGCGATGGCGTGAGCGTGTGGCCATGTGCAGTGATACGTGGCGACGTCAATTCTATCGAGATCGGGGAGGACAGTAACGTTCAGGACACGGCAGTGCTCCATGCGAGCCATGACAACCCTACGAAGATCGGTAAGAGGGTGACGGTCGGTCATGGGGCGGTCATCAATGGTGCGGTGGTCGGGGATGATTGTCTTATAGGCATCAACTCCACCATACTTGATGGTGCGGTCATAGGGAACGAATGCATCATCGGGGCCAACGCCATAGTGACTGCAAGGACCGTCATACCATCAAGATCGCTCGTCCTAGGTGTGCCGGGCAGGATCGTCCGCACCGATGACGAGACGATATTGGAGACCGCGAGACGCTCGGCCCGCGATTATGCCGACCTGAGGGACAAGCACCTTAAAGGGATGTATAAGCGGCACATCTTTTGA
- a CDS encoding PRC-barrel domain-containing protein, producing MLEEASEIIGLEVYTPAGLHLGTVNNLVIDLENKRIDGLFIDETNPLLVEDSKAVNVPYRWIQAIGDVVILKYFPKRVTSAKKAAPPPKAAAPRPE from the coding sequence ATGCTTGAGGAAGCCTCTGAAATTATCGGTCTTGAAGTATACACCCCTGCTGGTCTACATCTGGGAACCGTCAACAACCTTGTGATCGACTTGGAGAACAAGAGGATCGATGGTCTGTTCATCGACGAGACCAACCCATTGTTGGTCGAGGATTCCAAGGCAGTCAATGTTCCATATCGCTGGATCCAGGCGATCGGGGACGTTGTCATATTGAAATACTTCCCTAAGAGGGTCACGTCAGCAAAGAAGGCGGCCCCACCACCAAAGGCAGCGGCCCCCAGGCCAGAGTGA
- the trxA gene encoding thioredoxin — MAGKVEVVTDAGFDKFIKQDKLVVIDCWAPWCGPCRALAPKIEELSVEMADKVVFGKLNTDENEGVPMRFNISAIPTLLIFKNGNFVDRMVGMRPKEAMKQAFEKYL; from the coding sequence ATGGCTGGGAAGGTTGAGGTCGTCACTGATGCGGGATTTGACAAGTTCATCAAGCAGGACAAGCTGGTCGTCATCGACTGCTGGGCACCATGGTGTGGACCATGCAGGGCTCTGGCCCCGAAGATCGAGGAACTGTCGGTGGAGATGGCAGATAAGGTCGTCTTCGGAAAGCTGAACACGGATGAGAATGAAGGAGTCCCTATGCGGTTCAACATTTCGGCCATACCGACCCTTCTTATCTTTAAGAACGGCAACTTCGTCGACAGGATGGTCGGGATGAGACCTAAGGAAGCGATGAAGCAGGCCTTCGAGAAGTATTTATGA
- a CDS encoding FAD-dependent oxidoreductase has protein sequence MDYDVLIIGCGASGIQAAVHAARKKVKVGVVGKPYASALVKAHIENYFGIEKTDGTSLINVGLSQARRFGADIVEEEVISLEMVDGAFKVKTDGMKEFSSKALIIASGISRTKLNVEGEKEFYGLGVSYCANCDCHFFKKKKVAVVGNGSNAAVAALLLKEYAEKVYWVSQEITASKELIEKVDSTSIEKVTPAWPSKIVGEKTVSGMHLKDGRYLEVDGVFIELGAKGAADLAVEIGIVADETGSIPVDRDCRTEVEGVFACGDVTGQPWQLAKAVGEGCVAGLSAAAFVRKEKE, from the coding sequence ATGGACTACGATGTGTTGATCATCGGTTGTGGGGCGTCAGGTATCCAGGCGGCGGTCCATGCGGCAAGGAAGAAGGTCAAGGTAGGGGTGGTCGGGAAACCTTATGCATCAGCCCTTGTCAAAGCCCACATCGAGAATTATTTTGGCATCGAGAAAACCGATGGAACATCCTTGATCAATGTCGGCCTATCTCAGGCCAGGCGTTTTGGGGCCGACATTGTGGAAGAAGAGGTGATATCGCTCGAGATGGTGGACGGCGCCTTCAAGGTCAAGACCGATGGGATGAAGGAATTCTCGTCCAAGGCGTTGATCATTGCTTCGGGCATCTCCAGGACCAAGCTCAATGTAGAGGGAGAAAAGGAGTTCTATGGGCTCGGGGTCAGCTACTGCGCCAATTGCGACTGTCACTTCTTCAAGAAGAAAAAGGTGGCGGTTGTTGGGAATGGGAGCAATGCCGCGGTCGCGGCGCTGCTTCTGAAAGAATATGCGGAGAAGGTCTATTGGGTGTCCCAAGAAATAACAGCTTCAAAGGAGCTGATCGAAAAGGTCGATTCAACCTCGATAGAGAAGGTGACCCCAGCATGGCCCTCTAAGATCGTTGGGGAAAAGACCGTCAGTGGTATGCATTTGAAAGATGGCAGATATCTTGAGGTCGACGGCGTATTCATCGAACTTGGTGCCAAGGGGGCCGCCGACCTTGCCGTTGAGATCGGCATCGTCGCGGATGAGACAGGGTCCATCCCGGTCGACCGTGATTGTAGGACCGAGGTCGAAGGGGTTTTTGCCTGCGGGGACGTCACTGGACAACCTTGGCAGCTGGCCAAGGCGGTGGGAGAAGGATGCGTGGCCGGCCTGTCCGCCGCCGCATTCGTCAGGAAGGAGAAGGAATGA
- a CDS encoding helix-turn-helix domain-containing protein: MTFVDELISGILRSEEGFAEALRKILDEDLKISVPEFCQLTGLSQSTVYKILQDQREPNLRTVRAVIKAVRKLDNYPGGEFIGIIAAKPVLVKIEERIVQVGERQVRVKEYPAATMEEAIIAAVKAERDGALAIVCAPIIAPTIEKILKIPVQVVIPKESVVRAIDQAAQKVF; encoded by the coding sequence ATGACCTTTGTCGACGAGCTTATAAGCGGGATCCTCAGGAGCGAGGAAGGGTTTGCAGAGGCCTTAAGGAAGATCCTCGATGAGGACCTGAAGATATCGGTGCCGGAATTCTGCCAGCTAACTGGTCTATCCCAGAGCACGGTCTACAAGATATTGCAGGACCAGAGAGAGCCGAACCTCAGGACCGTGAGGGCGGTCATAAAGGCGGTAAGGAAGCTCGACAATTATCCGGGAGGCGAGTTCATCGGCATAATCGCTGCAAAGCCTGTGCTCGTCAAAATTGAAGAGCGCATCGTTCAGGTCGGTGAAAGGCAGGTACGGGTCAAGGAATATCCGGCGGCCACCATGGAGGAGGCGATCATAGCTGCGGTAAAGGCCGAAAGAGATGGTGCCTTGGCCATCGTCTGCGCTCCGATAATCGCACCTACCATCGAAAAAATATTGAAAATACCGGTTCAGGTCGTGATCCCCAAGGAGAGCGTCGTGAGGGCGATAGATCAGGCGGCGCAAAAGGTATTCTGA
- a CDS encoding ABC transporter ATP-binding protein: MMLLEIKNLVKRFPKEEGDLVAIEDFNLDVAEGEFVCVLGPSGCGKTTLLRMIAGLDKPTSGVIKLKGQEIKSTGSDRGMVFQEFALFPWRTVRRNIEFGLEIRNVPAVERHKISDKYIELVGLKGFENSHPYELSGGMKQRVGIARALANDPAILLMDEPFGALDAQTRNQMQKELLRIWKETKKTVVFITHSVDEAVFLADRVVVMTNRPSKVKEIFTIKLERPRDRADPEFLALRKRILAELEQESVQARRA; encoded by the coding sequence ATGATGCTCCTGGAAATAAAAAACCTTGTCAAACGGTTCCCCAAAGAAGAGGGGGACCTCGTTGCGATCGAGGATTTCAACCTGGATGTCGCGGAAGGGGAGTTCGTATGTGTGCTGGGCCCCTCGGGTTGCGGAAAGACGACCCTCCTCAGGATGATAGCGGGGCTAGACAAGCCCACATCTGGCGTCATAAAACTTAAAGGTCAGGAGATAAAGAGCACTGGGTCGGACAGGGGGATGGTATTTCAGGAGTTCGCCCTATTCCCATGGAGGACCGTCCGGAGGAACATCGAGTTCGGGCTTGAGATCCGGAACGTCCCCGCGGTGGAACGACATAAGATATCCGACAAGTACATCGAGCTGGTTGGGCTCAAGGGGTTCGAGAACTCACATCCGTATGAGCTGTCTGGAGGCATGAAGCAGCGTGTCGGCATCGCACGGGCCTTGGCCAATGACCCCGCGATCCTTTTGATGGACGAGCCTTTCGGGGCACTTGATGCGCAGACAAGAAACCAGATGCAAAAAGAGCTTCTGAGGATCTGGAAAGAGACAAAGAAGACCGTCGTTTTCATCACCCACTCGGTCGACGAGGCCGTTTTCCTGGCAGATAGGGTGGTCGTCATGACGAACAGACCGAGCAAGGTGAAGGAGATATTCACAATAAAGCTCGAAAGACCGAGGGACAGGGCAGACCCCGAGTTCCTTGCATTGAGGAAGAGGATACTTGCAGAGCTTGAGCAGGAATCCGTCCAGGCCCGCAGAGCATAA